A DNA window from Paenibacillus sp. HWE-109 contains the following coding sequences:
- the dnaA gene encoding chromosomal replication initiator protein DnaA, translating to MEGHSTDLWQQILTIIQTKLSKPSFDTWLKSTKATVFNDSTVVICAPNNFAQEWLESRYTKLIEGTIYDFTGKHVSVKFIIETEEQKSQASATLPTVIPPKGPAIVAGEENFTNMMNARYTFDTFVIGSGNRFAHAASLAVAEAPAKAYNPLFLYGGVGLGKTHLMHAIGHYVLEHNPGSRVLYISSEKFTNEFINAVRDNRGEGFRNKYRTIDVLLIDDIQFLAGKEGTQEEFFHTFNALHEEGKQIIISSDRPPKEIPTLEDRLRSRFEWGLITDIQPPDLETRIAILRKKAKAENLEIPNEAMIYIANQIDTNIRELEGALIRVVAYSSLINQDISVHLTAEALKDIIPSNRPRVITIQDIQQRVGEFYGLKLEDFKARKRTKAVAFPRQVAMYLARELTDFSLPKIGDNFGGRDHTTVIHAHDKITEQLKVDQDLYKIVHNLTERIKNPS from the coding sequence AGACCAAACTCAGTAAACCAAGCTTTGATACCTGGCTCAAATCAACGAAAGCGACAGTTTTTAATGACTCTACTGTCGTTATTTGTGCGCCCAACAATTTTGCGCAGGAATGGCTCGAAAGCCGCTATACCAAGCTAATTGAGGGAACCATTTACGATTTCACAGGCAAACATGTGTCCGTGAAGTTCATTATTGAAACCGAGGAGCAGAAATCCCAGGCTTCCGCGACATTACCAACCGTTATCCCCCCCAAGGGACCAGCCATTGTTGCAGGTGAAGAGAATTTCACCAATATGATGAATGCCAGGTATACATTCGATACCTTCGTTATCGGATCCGGCAATCGATTTGCTCATGCAGCATCCCTAGCCGTAGCCGAAGCACCAGCCAAAGCGTATAATCCGCTTTTTCTATATGGTGGCGTTGGGTTAGGCAAGACCCACTTGATGCATGCCATCGGTCATTATGTCCTTGAGCATAATCCAGGCTCGCGTGTGTTATATATTTCATCCGAGAAATTCACGAATGAGTTTATTAATGCGGTTCGTGACAACCGCGGTGAAGGATTTCGTAATAAATACAGGACAATCGACGTTCTACTGATCGATGATATTCAATTCCTCGCCGGTAAAGAAGGTACACAGGAGGAGTTTTTCCATACATTCAACGCTCTTCATGAGGAAGGAAAGCAAATTATTATATCCAGTGATCGCCCACCCAAAGAAATCCCGACGTTAGAAGATCGCTTGCGCTCAAGGTTTGAATGGGGCTTGATTACGGACATTCAACCGCCCGATTTAGAGACACGTATTGCGATTTTACGCAAGAAAGCCAAGGCAGAGAATTTAGAAATCCCGAATGAAGCGATGATCTATATCGCGAATCAGATCGATACGAATATCCGGGAACTTGAGGGTGCGCTTATCCGTGTAGTCGCCTACTCATCCCTGATCAATCAAGATATTAGCGTTCATTTAACGGCCGAGGCATTGAAGGATATTATCCCATCCAATCGCCCAAGAGTAATCACGATACAGGATATTCAGCAGCGAGTTGGAGAATTCTATGGACTGAAGCTTGAGGATTTCAAAGCGCGCAAGCGAACAAAAGCCGTAGCCTTCCCAAGGCAGGTTGCGATGTACCTGGCGAGGGAGCTGACAGACTTCTCTTTACCGAAAATCGGCGATAATTTTGGTGGTCGGGACCATACGACCGTCATTCATGCCCATGATAAAATAACAGAGCAGCTGAAAGTAGATCAGGATTTATATAAGATCGTTCACAACCTAACGGAACGAATCAAAAACCCCTCTTAA